A genomic stretch from Aedes albopictus strain Foshan chromosome 2, AalbF5, whole genome shotgun sequence includes:
- the LOC109425203 gene encoding larval cuticle protein A2B: MAFKFLAVFAVLALASAQHYDPHYYHQPEHHQPAYVKTVQPAIVKTIQPALVKTVKHIEYPEAPAEYQFQYSVHDDHTGDIKSQQEERHGDDVKGQYTLIDADGHRRIVDYTADEHNGFNAVVRREPLEGHKIVKTIAPVAKIVAPVPVAKVYAAPVAKIVAPHHYSHPEPHYSHY; the protein is encoded by the exons ATGGCATTCAAA TTCCTAGCTGTTTTCGCCGTTCTGGCCCTGGCCAGTGCTCAGCACTATGACCCTCACTACTATCACCAGCCAGAACACCACCAGCCAGCCTACGTCAAAACCGTCCAGCCGGCCATCGTCAAGACCATCCAGCCTGCTCTAGTCAAGACTGTCAAACACATTGAGTATCCAGAAGCCCCTGCCGAATATCAGTTCCAGTACTCCGTCCATGATGACCACACCGGAGACATCAAGAGCCAACAGGAGGAACGCCACGGAGATGATGTCAAGGGACAGTACACCCTGATTGATGCTGATGGCCACCGTCGCATTGTCGACTACACCGCCGATGAGCACAATGGATTCAACGCCGTGGTCCGCCGTGAGCCTCTGGAGGGACACAAGATCGTCAAGACCATTGCCCCAGTTGCCAAGATCGTTGCTCCAGTCCCAGTCGCAAAGGTTTACGCCGCTCCAGTGGCCAAGATTGTGGCCCCACACCACTACAGTCATCCAGAACCCCATTATTCCCATTACTAG
- the LOC109425112 gene encoding larval cuticle protein A2B, which yields MAFKFLAVFAVLALASAQHYDPHYYHQPEHHQPAYVKTVQPAIVKTIQPALVKTVKHIEYPEAPAEYQFQYSVHDDHTGDIKSQQEERHGDDVKGQYTLIDADGHRRIVDYTADEHNGFNAVVRREPLEGHKIVKTIAPVAKIVAPVPVAKVYAAPVAKIVAPQHYGHPEPHYSHY from the exons ATGGCATTCAAA TTCCTAGCTGTTTTCGCCGTTCTGGCCCTGGCCAGTGCTCAGCACTATGACCCTCACTACTATCACCAGCCAGAACACCACCAGCCAGCCTACGTTAAAACCGTCCAGCCAGCCATCGTCAAGACGATCCAGCCTGCTCTAGTCAAAACTGTAAAACACATTGAATACCCAGAAGCCCCTGCCGAATATCAGTTCCAGTACTCCGTCCATGATGACCACACCGGAGACATCAAGAGCCAACAGGAGGAACGCCACGGAGATGATGTCAAGGGACAGTACACCCTGATTGATGCTGATGGCCACCGTCGCATTGTCGATTACACCGCCGATGAGCACAATGGATTCAACGCCGTTGTCCGCCGTGAGCCTCTGGAGGGACACAAGATCGTCAAGACCATTGCCCCAGTTGCCAAGATCGTTGCTCCAGTCCCAGTCGCCAAGGTTTACGCCGCTCCAGTAGCCAAGATCGTGGCCCCACAACACTACGGCCACCCAGAACCCCATTACTCCCACTATTAG
- the LOC109400289 gene encoding cuticle protein 8 — protein sequence MAFKFVALFALLAVAAAQHYDPHYYHQPQYQHQPQYHAQPALVKTVQPALVKTLQPALVKTVKHVEYPDTPAEYQFQYSVHDEQTGDIKSHQEERHGDNVKGVYTLVDADGFRRVVEYTSDEHSGFNAVVRREPLEGHHAVKAVAPVAKFVAPVAKVVAPVAYAAAPVHHYQPAPVQRLHYQPAQVQHYQPAQVQHYQPAPVKVYTAPAVAKVAVPAVAKVAVPVAKVAYAPHHDATNHVQFSGLSSNYHY from the exons ATGGCATTCAAA TTCGTTGCTCTGTTTGCTCTGCTAGCTGTTGCTGCTGCCCAGCACTACGATCCCCATTACTATCATCAACCACAGTACCAACATCAGCCACAGTACCATGCTCAGCCAGCTCTGGTGAAAACTGTTCAACCTGCTTTGGTTAAGACTCTGCAGCCGGCTTTGGTCAAAACTGTGAAGCACGTTGAATATCCTGATACTCCTGCTGAATATCAGTTCCAGTACTCTGTTCATGATGAACAGACCGGAGACATCAAGAGCCACCAGGAGGAACGTCATGGAGATAACGTGAAGGGAGTTTACACTTTGGTTGACGCTGATGGATTCCGCCGAGTGGTCGAATACACCTCGGATGAACACTCTGGTTTTAACGCTGTTGTCCGTCGTGAGCCTCTTGAGGGACACCACGCTGTTAAGGCCGTTGCCCCAGTTGCCAAGTTTGTTGCCCCAGTTGCCAAAGTTGTAGCTCCAGTTGCCTACGCTGCTGCCCCGGTCCACCATTATCAACCAGCCCCAGTCCAGCGTCTGCACTACCAACCAGCCCAGGTCCAACACTACCAGCCAGCCCAGGTCCAGCACTATCAGCCAGCCCCAGTCAAGGTCTACACTGCCCCTGCTGTAGCCAAGGTTGCCGTTCCGGCTGTTGCTAAGGTCGCTGTCCCAGTTGCCAAGGTAGCTTATGCTCCTCATCATGATGCCACCAACCATGTGCAGTTCAGCGGATTGTCTTCCAACTACCACTATTAA